Below is a window of Nicotiana tabacum cultivar K326 chromosome 19, ASM71507v2, whole genome shotgun sequence DNA.
TGAATTACTCTCTTCTTGGCTTCTCTTTGCTGTAAATACGTTATTTTAGccattttagttttaaaattgaattgcttaaatgaacttaagttctaaaaatattggtatttgtataaaatatttattttttgtaggATTTTGATGTTTTCACATTGAAAGTATGATGTACAGGGaataaataaattctaatttaATTTAACTCTTAAAAAAGACAGCCCAGTGCATAAAGTATTTCGCGTTCATGCAAGATCCGAGAAAGGACCGCACCCCAATGAGGTGTGATGTAGGCAGTCTATACTTATGCATGCATCAGAGCTCAAACCCGTGATCTATAGGTAGGGGtatcaatggatatttaaaaatcgactaaaccgaccgaaccgtaCCGTACCGCACCGAactgatttttaggtttcttttaataaaaccgtagATTTTTATGTAAATCTAAACCGTACCGATAATTTGGGtaggtttttttattttatgaaaataaaccgaaaaataacgaaccgtaccgaataaatttacatatgaaaaatatatttatatattaagtttaaaaataataaagcactaATTTTTTTTGTGGGTCTAGAATTATGAAAATGGGTACAAGCCAACAGGTAATTAAGATCAAAATCCTAATTTTCAAATCAATTATGCTACTTCTACTGAAACTAGCAATTGAATATGTTTCAtttcgtatgatttagatttatgtttttgaatatttaattttctatagactttatttttGTATCCCAACTTGGTTAAAATCTTTCTACTTGTGtgatttatcttcttcttttttttttttttttgtctttacaTAATTTCTTTTACGTATCtttagaatagttgatggatctacaCTCTGGTCATCTTTCATGTTTTCATAATTCATCACCATTTAAACAGTAAAATTGTCTAAAGAGTTTTGCTAAGTCGTATAAAAGtatgtatgttattgcattctatttTTATTAGTAACTTTTACATGACatttgaaaaaataccaaaaattaaccgaacagtaccgataccgaagaaaaaccgacatgattgggacggtttcaaaaagtttaattttagttatacataatagaataaccgaaaaattggtatgatactaattttataaaataaccgacgAACCACTTATACTCTATCTATAGGTCATACAGAGACAATTTAATCGTTAATTTTACTCTTATTTTTCctcaaaataattaaaacaaaGAGAGCGTGTGAGTAATCTTTTTTCCTTCCGTTGTCTATTATATCTCACTCAAATGTCCCACACACTTGCATAATATAAGGTATGTAATGATTGCCCGAATATAAGACCAACCCATCATTGCCTTTTATAACATGGTTTAAAATCTTTGCCAGCTTCTTCCTAATAATTcccaaaaataaacacacaaacaaACCATTTCTAAATGCCAAATTATCCTAATAATAAGCCTCCTTTTAATCTTTATATTCTCTCTCATCAAACACTTTCTCTCTTTACTTAAAAAAACCCTAACCACTTTTTCTCTCTCCCTCTTAAAAAGAAGTTCCAACATAGTGGAAGCCCAAAGTGAAGCAGTGTGGATATATAGTAgtgaggaaaaaagaagaagatatatAGTAGTGAATGTTGTCATTTGcacacaaaaatcacaaaaatggatACATATGAAGCAACAAAGACAGTTTTGTCAAGAATCCAAAGTTTGGATCCAGAAAATGCTTCAAAAATCATGGGTTATATACTAATTCAAGACCAAGGAGATAAGGAGATGATAAGGCTAGCATTTGGGCCAGAAACTGTGTTAATCTCTCTcattaaccaagtgaaaaatCGTTTAGGACTTTCATCGAACAGTTCATCTGCACCTTCAACACCTTCATCTCCTTCACCGTTTATTCCCGTTCCAAACCCCAATAAATTCAACCCATTTCCCCATTCATCACCAAGAATCATTATACCAAACAATGGGTTTCAATCTTTGCCTTCATCTCCTTGGTCTGGTGGCTCCCCAGTGTTTTCAAGAAGTCCAAGACCAGTGTCATATGCTTCTGTAGTGAATGGTCCAAACTCAAATACTGCTTCTGGCTCTTCAGATTCTTCTTTATCACTACCTTTTTTCGAGCCAAGTGATGAATATTGCAATATTCAAGTTCAAGATCAGTTGTCATTTCTAAATGAGTCGTTTCTTGAGGAAAGCAGTCATCAAAGTGGTGTTTTTCTTGGTGGGTCCCATGATGATAATAATGGTGGGTTTGGTGGTTGGAAGCCTTGCATGTATTATGCAAGGGGATTTTGCAAGAATGGGAATAGTTGTAAGTTTCTGCATGATGGATTTGGGGAGGAAAATACTCCGAGCAATGTTGATTATTTTGATGAGATTTTGCGTGTGAAAGCTTTACAGCAACGGCAGAGATTTATGGCTTCcggtcatcatcatcatcatccatttGGTTACAACAGGTGCATGAAAGATATTTTGATTGGCATTGGGTCTGATTTTTTGCTTGTGTTTTTTGCTTTTTGGTTGAGAAAATTGTTAGATTTTGGTGTTTTCTTGAATCTTGGTTTTTGGGTCTTGCATTATTATAATGTCTTTCTTTTTATCATATGTATAGTACTCTTATAACAAACAATAATCTTTTATAACGTGGTGTCCGCACAGGCATGTGCTCTTCTCGACTACTCACCAAATTTGGAACAGATTAAAAAATGTTGGAGTTTAAACTCGAGAGACCAATtttcccatttttttttaaaagattttgaaTGTATCTAATGGATAGTTAAACTATTCAATATCAATACTTAGATTGAGATAATGAAAAATTATTTCACCTTTTCAGTTGGAATTTTAGAGGGTTAAAAAGAAGGGTATTTTATTTTTGTGCTAGTTGATGGGCATTAGGGCTGCTATATTTGCTTGGGCTGGTAGTTTCTTGAGAAAAGTTGTTGACTGGTGTTTTCTTGAATTTGGGTTTCTGGTTCTTGCATTTTCCAATTTCTTGCAAATTTCATGCATAGTATAATAACCTATATTTCCTTCCAAGTAATTTTCCTTACATTGACCCATTTCCCACTTTCAGGAGGTTCAGTACTTTGACTGAGGTAATGAAAAATAAATATCACCTTGGAACTTTAGATTGTTCTTCTGGGGCTAGTTGGTGGCATTTAACTGAGTTTTGGTGTGTGTTGGTTGTATTTGAAGGAAATTTATTAACTTTAGTGTGTTCTTGAATATGGGTTTGGGTCTTGCATCGtttcaattatttatttgttaaccGATTTTTAGCATAGTATACCGACTCATTTTTTGTTTGGTTAAAGATGGTATATCTGTCTAAATATAGGCATGAAGTTTTGAGTTATGTTATTGTTATGGTCTGAATTGCAGATCGGCTGCGGCCGCATTGATGACAAGTGGTGAGTTCTACAAATATGGTCGGTCCCTACCCGACAGAAATGAATTTTCAGCAATGGCGCTAGGTGGGATTTCGAATTCTAGTTCGAGACAGATTTACTTGACATTTCCTGCCGATAGCACATTTAAGGAGGAGGATGTGTCTAATTACTTTAGGTTTGTTATTCTTGCTTTTTATTCGATCAATGAAATCTTCAAATTAGAATGAAATATTGATGTTAGATGGTCCTTGATTTGTTTTTTAGTATGTACGGCCCGGTGCAAGACGTTAGAATTCCATATCAGCAGAAGCGAATGTTTGGATTTGTTACATTTGTCTATCCAGAAACCGTGAAGATTATCTTGGCCAAAGGGAACCCTCATTTTGTGTGTGATTCTCGCGTGCTTGTTAAACCAtacaaagaaaagggaaaattcCCAGACAAGTATGGAAACACAATCTTTGTCTTCTGTTATGATGATTTGTGATTCATACTTTTGTGCATGACTAATTTTTCCATTCTCAATCGAATTGAAGGAAGCAATTTCAGCAACAGCAGCAGCCTATTGATAGAGGAGAGCTCGAGTCCGGGGAGCTCTATGATATTCCCTTTGGTAAGAAAATGAGCTAGATTACTTTTTCTTCTTTAGTTGTACGACGGAGACGGTTGAAAGTGCCTTTTTGTTCAGGAGCAAGGATGTTTCATAATTCGCACGCGATGATGTTGAGAAGAAAAATAGAGCATGATGCTGAGTTGCAGCAAGCAATTGAGCTTCAAGGCAGAAGGTTAATGAATTTGCAACTGATGAAGAACCAACATCACAATAATCACTTCCAACCCAGCCTCTCTCCGGGTGTTTTTTGTTCGTTTAATGGCATCAACCAAGAAGTCTTAGCAGGTTAACACTTGGaacactttatttttttttcttcatttttaagtGTTGGCTGATTCTTTTTCCTGCAGAAAACAAAGGTTTCCAGGAACCCACCGAGCCCCCATCTGATGCAGCCGATGATAAGGTACCTCAGGAGCTGCTACATACAAATAATGGAAATGGAGGTTCCAATAAGGAGCAGACCTCGAATACCGATGATTCTTATCCTCGAGAAAGGTATTAAACATCAATTTCGTTGCTGAAATTTCAAGGTTCATCAACATGAAGTTCTCAGTTGTGGTGCTATATTTAAGCCTTTTCATATAGTTTCCACATTCAAAGCTGATGGTGTTGCTTCTTTGCAATGTAGTGTGTATTGGTGCAATTCTGTGGTTATTCTCTTAGATATTCTTTCTAATGTGTCTGAGATTTCTTTGTCATTGAAACAGCTTGGAGCACATCCTTCCTGATAACTTATTTACTTCTCCCACGAAATCGGTTGCAGAACAACATGTTGCGTTTTCCATTGATTCAGCTGAAGCTGACGTTAGTTCCGCGATGACAACGCCAGCAACAACACCAACAATAACTACTAACAGCGTCCCTATGCCTCCCGCCACTTCTGCTCTTCAACATTACGTCTCTTAAATGATGTTGCTTCCAGATGCCAAGGCAGTACTTAACAGTGTCCGTGTTTTTTCTCTTTGGTTTTAAGAGAGGATACTTAATCTGAGGTTGTTATTACCAGGTTTTACTTCTGAGAAGCCCCTGAAACTTAGGTTTTAGAGTTCAGCATGACTATGGAGGAGTGATTAACTTGAATTGGTAAGAGAACTTGCTCTATTTGTAAATTAGATTCCCTTGTCATATATCACCTAAAAGGGCTGCCTGGTGCACTTGCCCCTGCTATGCGTGGGGTCCGGGTCTATTATATGCAGCCTTACCCTACGTTTCACcaagaggctatttccacggcttgaacccgtgacctcttgGTCACAAGTCAGCAATtctaccagttacgccaaggctccccttcgtTGTCATTTATCATCTACATATATGTAATATACTTTTCATGTTGTCATTTATCATCTACATATATGTAATATACTTTTCATTTTGTGTTTGTTTATGCAGACAGGTTGGTAGCATCATAAAATACAAGTAGTTGAAGCCCTCTAGCTGTATAGCCAAACACAACAGAAGAAAAGATCTGTAAGGAAGATCTCCACAAGATTACTGCCATCATCAAATACCATACTACTTACAACAAATACATATAATGCATAGGTAAAGAACAGATGAACTGATTCATGGGAGTGGGGTCTCTCTGTTTATTCTGTGTACCCTCTTTTGTTGTTGTGTGCTGTGGACCATACCATAACAAAGGCTAGTAGAGTAGTAGTAGTAACCCTTAGATATTATACTGTAGTAGTAGTTTTTTCTCTTCCCCCCTCTTAATTATAGCTTGCTGTCATGTAAAATTTAGTGTAGGAAAATGAATATCTTTTAGATTACCATGTTTTTTGCCAAATGAATGTATAGATTTAGCTTGGTTAAAAGGTGTCTTGAACCTGTTGCAGCTAGTTGATTGAATGAGAAATCCTAAAGGAAAATGAAAGGTAAGACCGGTAAAGATCACCCACTTTTTCATTTTCCAATCATTCATTAGGGAAGGGGGTTATATTAGGAAAAAGGCAAAATAGGGGAAAAATGGGAAAGGGGAAAAAGGGCACTAGAAGGTGTAGTATGGTGATCAATGATGTGGATAGAGTATCACGAGGTCTTATTATTAAATTTTGTAGGCAAAAGATATTAGATCATTTCTATTCAAGTCTTACTCGATACATAT
It encodes the following:
- the LOC107820431 gene encoding zinc finger CCCH domain-containing protein 46, with translation MDTYEATKTVLSRIQSLDPENASKIMGYILIQDQGDKEMIRLAFGPETVLISLINQVKNRLGLSSNSSSAPSTPSSPSPFIPVPNPNKFNPFPHSSPRIIIPNNGFQSLPSSPWSGGSPVFSRSPRPVSYASVVNGPNSNTASGSSDSSLSLPFFEPSDEYCNIQVQDQLSFLNESFLEESSHQSGVFLGGSHDDNNGGFGGWKPCMYYARGFCKNGNSCKFLHDGFGEENTPSNVDYFDEILRVKALQQRQRFMASGHHHHHPFGYNRSAAAALMTSGEFYKYGRSLPDRNEFSAMALGGISNSSSRQIYLTFPADSTFKEEDVSNYFSMYGPVQDVRIPYQQKRMFGFVTFVYPETVKIILAKGNPHFVCDSRVLVKPYKEKGKFPDKKQFQQQQQPIDRGELESGELYDIPFGARMFHNSHAMMLRRKIEHDAELQQAIELQGRRLMNLQLMKNQHHNNHFQPSLSPGVFCSFNGINQEVLAENKGFQEPTEPPSDAADDKVPQELLHTNNGNGGSNKEQTSNTDDSYPRESLEHILPDNLFTSPTKSVAEQHVAFSIDSAEADVSSAMTTPATTPTITTNSVPMPPATSALQHYVS